A genomic stretch from Marinimicrobium sp. C6131 includes:
- the secF gene encoding protein translocase subunit SecF, which produces MLPESKVINFMGWRKTCATISLVLLLASIVSLATRGLEFGLDFTGGSQVELGFDRPADLSTIRSVLGEQGLENPVAILFGSDSEVLIRTQDALSDGVLEQLEEDLASLSDNATIAEVRNAASDQTQFSQVLVFNGVSESALRSAELFDPRYYGRTQIATEGEAVTVAVENALDNVYSRFLIDALEEATGASINLRRSEFVGPQVGEELRDQGGLGMLFALAVVMIYVAIRFQYKFSVGAVLALIHDVIIVLGVFSLLRLDFDLTVLAAVLAVIGYSLNDTIVVFDRVRENFRKMRRGTTNEVINTSLTQTLERTLLTSLTTLLVLVVLYFFGGELISGFAFALIVGVVVGTYSSIYVSANILAAMHLTKEDLMSPPKEGEEQEELVP; this is translated from the coding sequence ATGCTACCGGAATCAAAAGTGATTAATTTTATGGGCTGGCGCAAAACCTGCGCCACCATTTCCCTTGTGTTGTTGCTGGCTTCCATCGTCTCTCTGGCGACGCGTGGTCTGGAGTTCGGGCTGGACTTCACCGGCGGCTCCCAGGTCGAGCTGGGCTTCGATCGCCCGGCGGATCTGTCCACCATCCGCTCGGTGCTGGGCGAGCAGGGCCTTGAGAACCCCGTGGCGATTCTGTTTGGCTCGGACTCGGAAGTTCTGATCCGCACGCAGGACGCTCTGAGTGACGGTGTACTGGAGCAGTTGGAAGAAGACCTCGCGTCCCTGTCCGACAATGCGACCATTGCCGAGGTGCGTAACGCCGCCAGCGACCAGACCCAGTTTTCCCAGGTACTGGTTTTCAATGGCGTCAGTGAGTCAGCGCTGCGCTCGGCGGAGCTGTTTGACCCGCGCTACTACGGTCGCACGCAAATCGCGACCGAGGGCGAGGCCGTCACCGTTGCCGTTGAAAATGCCCTGGACAATGTCTATTCCCGGTTTCTGATTGACGCCCTGGAAGAAGCCACCGGGGCGAGCATCAACCTGCGGCGCAGTGAATTTGTCGGCCCGCAGGTGGGTGAAGAGCTGCGCGATCAGGGCGGGTTGGGTATGCTGTTCGCCCTGGCCGTGGTGATGATTTACGTGGCCATCCGCTTCCAGTACAAATTCTCGGTCGGGGCGGTACTGGCCCTGATTCACGACGTGATTATTGTCCTGGGTGTCTTCTCGCTCTTGCGCCTGGATTTCGACCTGACGGTGCTGGCGGCGGTGCTCGCGGTGATCGGTTATTCGCTGAACGATACCATCGTCGTGTTTGACCGGGTGCGGGAGAATTTCCGGAAAATGCGCCGGGGTACCACCAATGAGGTGATCAACACATCTTTGACCCAGACGCTGGAGCGGACGCTGTTGACCTCCTTGACCACCTTGCTGGTATTGGTTGTACTGTACTTCTTTGGCGGTGAGCTGATCAGTGGTTTTGCGTTTGCGTTGATTGTGGGTGTGGTGGTCGGTACCTACTCGTCGATCTATGTCTCGGCCAACATTCTGGCGGCGATGCATCTGACCAAAGAAGACCTCATGTCACCGCCGAAAGAGGGTGAGGAGCAGGAAGAACTGGTTCCCTGA
- a CDS encoding PAS domain-containing protein: MSKGITISDEELNQADSEQLRDLVARYRRIFNGSGYGFWEWDLTSNRIDWSGGFWESLGFNDEDKIRISDATALPEYIHPDDRDHMLEAVREHLRSGEPLNTAYRILTKRGNYVWTQARANSIRDKYGRVMYISGVNFDITELKNVEAALRESEARQARIIQASNDGIWEWYADRKGFHFSNRCWEHAGYDEKDDVVIRGQNRLSVWRSHIHPQDLPKFDQTLADHMAGRAPFDIEYRIFGKDGDIRWIRARGRASFDTEGNPVRMSGTNMDITDIKRAEERVVQAKDAAEKANQAKSDFLSSMSHELRTPLNAILGYAQLFQYDNNLTDSQMDNAREIRKAGEHLLQLINDVLDLAKIESGRMTFSLEPVLVSRVVAECFTLIQPQADAGGIKLNADMKRLESTYVVADNVRLKQALLNLVSNAVKYNQVGGEVAVSLSERDDNRLRITVRDTGQGIPASRQHEVFQPFNRLNAEYSKVEGSGVGLVITKQLVEMMGGKLSFESTEGVGTEFWMDLPLSTEWNQDLVVNRRDHDQTTDQEPETLVLDEPRTILYVEDNPSNIRLMQQILGRYPKLTLEVAEEAFLGIYKARSERPDVIILDINLPGMDGYEALSVLKRDPVTADIPVVGLSANAMAYDVERGRKAGFYDYLTKPVEINHLVRTLKKLLA, translated from the coding sequence ATGTCGAAAGGCATCACCATCAGCGACGAAGAATTGAATCAGGCCGACAGCGAGCAGCTGCGCGACCTGGTGGCACGCTATCGCCGGATTTTCAACGGTAGCGGCTACGGCTTCTGGGAGTGGGACCTCACCTCCAACCGCATTGACTGGTCCGGTGGTTTCTGGGAATCGCTGGGGTTCAATGACGAAGATAAAATCCGCATCAGCGACGCCACGGCGCTGCCCGAATACATTCATCCCGACGATCGGGATCATATGCTGGAGGCGGTGCGCGAGCACTTGCGCAGCGGCGAACCGCTGAATACGGCCTACCGGATTCTCACCAAGCGCGGCAACTACGTCTGGACCCAGGCGCGCGCGAACTCCATTCGCGACAAGTACGGCCGGGTGATGTACATCTCCGGTGTCAATTTCGATATTACCGAACTGAAGAATGTCGAGGCGGCCCTGCGTGAAAGTGAGGCCCGCCAGGCGCGTATCATCCAGGCGTCCAATGACGGTATCTGGGAGTGGTACGCGGATCGTAAAGGTTTCCACTTTTCCAATCGTTGCTGGGAACATGCCGGCTACGATGAGAAAGACGATGTGGTCATTCGGGGGCAGAATCGTCTGTCCGTGTGGCGCTCTCACATTCACCCGCAAGACCTGCCCAAGTTTGACCAGACTCTGGCCGATCATATGGCCGGTCGGGCGCCTTTCGATATCGAGTACCGGATTTTTGGCAAAGACGGGGATATCCGCTGGATTCGTGCCCGTGGGCGCGCCAGTTTTGACACCGAGGGTAACCCGGTGCGCATGTCCGGCACCAATATGGATATCACCGATATCAAGCGCGCTGAAGAGCGGGTGGTGCAGGCGAAGGACGCGGCGGAAAAAGCCAATCAGGCCAAGTCCGATTTCCTCTCCAGTATGAGTCACGAGCTGCGCACGCCGCTCAATGCCATTCTCGGATACGCGCAGCTGTTTCAGTATGACAACAACCTGACCGACAGTCAGATGGACAATGCCCGGGAAATTCGCAAGGCCGGTGAGCATCTGCTGCAACTGATCAATGATGTACTGGATCTGGCCAAGATCGAGTCGGGGCGGATGACCTTTTCTCTGGAGCCGGTACTGGTGTCCCGGGTGGTTGCGGAGTGCTTTACATTGATCCAACCCCAGGCCGATGCCGGTGGCATCAAGCTCAATGCGGATATGAAACGCCTGGAGAGTACCTACGTGGTGGCGGACAATGTGCGCCTGAAACAGGCGTTGCTCAACCTGGTCAGCAATGCGGTGAAGTACAACCAGGTCGGTGGAGAAGTGGCGGTGAGCCTGTCGGAGCGGGACGATAATCGCCTGAGGATCACAGTGCGCGATACTGGCCAGGGTATACCGGCCAGCCGGCAGCACGAGGTGTTTCAGCCCTTCAATCGCTTGAACGCTGAATACTCAAAGGTCGAGGGCTCCGGTGTCGGGCTGGTGATTACCAAACAGCTCGTCGAGATGATGGGCGGAAAGCTGTCTTTCGAGAGCACGGAGGGTGTGGGCACCGAATTCTGGATGGATCTGCCCTTGTCCACCGAGTGGAATCAGGATCTGGTGGTCAACCGCCGAGACCATGACCAGACGACCGATCAGGAACCGGAGACGCTGGTGCTCGACGAGCCTCGGACAATTCTCTATGTGGAGGATAACCCGTCCAATATCCGTCTGATGCAGCAGATTCTGGGGCGCTATCCAAAGCTGACGCTCGAAGTGGCGGAAGAGGCGTTTCTCGGCATTTACAAGGCGCGCAGCGAGCGGCCGGATGTGATCATTCTGGATATCAATCTGCCGGGGATGGATGGCTACGAGGCGCTCTCGGTATTAAAGCGCGACCCGGTGACCGCGGACATTCCCGTGGTAGGGCTGTCCGCTAACGCCATGGCGTACGATGTGGAGCGGGGCCGGAAGGCGGGGTTTTACGATTATCTGACCAAGCCGGTGGAGATCAACCATCTGGTACGGACGCTCAAGAAGCTTTTGGCTTAG
- a CDS encoding inositol monophosphatase family protein codes for MEPMLTMALRAARKAAELIERAYERPDTIKIENKSPNDFVTEVDRGAEQAIIQVLRKAYPDHSFRGEESGTTQGKNPDYVWVIDPIDGTTNFVHGMPHCSVSIACLYKGQIEHAVVLDPIKREEFTASRGRGAALNGRRIRVSSRRGLEGALLGTGIPFDGPALAKIQPYLASIAELAGQTAGIRRAGSAALDLAYVAAGRYDAFWEMHLNEWDFAAGVLLVKEAGGLISDFRGGTSYMDTGHIVCGTPKVFKPVLQVVQKHLGHV; via the coding sequence ATGGAACCCATGTTGACGATGGCTTTGCGCGCGGCGCGCAAGGCGGCAGAACTGATTGAACGCGCCTATGAACGCCCGGACACCATCAAGATTGAAAACAAGAGCCCCAACGACTTTGTCACTGAAGTGGATCGGGGCGCCGAACAGGCGATCATTCAGGTGCTGCGCAAGGCCTACCCGGATCACAGCTTCCGCGGTGAGGAAAGCGGTACGACCCAGGGCAAGAACCCGGACTACGTCTGGGTCATCGATCCGATCGACGGCACCACCAACTTCGTGCATGGCATGCCCCATTGCTCGGTTTCTATTGCCTGCCTCTATAAAGGGCAAATTGAGCACGCCGTGGTGCTCGACCCTATCAAACGCGAAGAGTTTACCGCCAGCCGCGGCCGCGGCGCGGCGCTTAATGGCCGTCGGATCCGAGTGTCCAGTCGTCGCGGTCTGGAAGGCGCCCTGCTCGGCACCGGCATTCCCTTTGACGGACCGGCGCTCGCCAAAATCCAGCCCTATCTGGCCAGCATCGCTGAACTGGCGGGCCAGACCGCCGGCATTCGCCGCGCGGGCTCAGCGGCGCTGGATCTGGCCTATGTGGCGGCGGGTCGCTATGACGCTTTCTGGGAAATGCATCTGAACGAATGGGATTTCGCGGCGGGTGTACTGCTGGTGAAAGAAGCCGGCGGCCTGATCAGCGATTTCCGAGGCGGCACCTCGTATATGGATACCGGCCACATCGTGTGTGGTACACCGAAGGTGTTCAAACCGGTGTTGCAGGTGGTGCAGAAGCATTTGGGGCACGTTTGA
- the trmJ gene encoding tRNA (cytosine(32)/uridine(32)-2'-O)-methyltransferase TrmJ, translating to MTANPFDNIRIVLVNTSHPGNIGGAARAMKNMGLSRLYLVEPKEFPSEKAVWRAAGALDVLDNAVVVETLDEAIAGCGLVVGTSARERRIPWPLVDPRQCGERCWQEAGEHEVALLFGREDRGLTNEELHKCQYHVHIPANPEYSSLNLATAVQVLCYELRMAHLSEQEGGPLGKTEWDMPPAKSEALERYFEHLQQTLETLDFLNPDNPRQTMTRLRRLYHRIRPDEMELSILRGVLTATQNYIYHTDKRLKSLEPGPASEKPLDNGE from the coding sequence ATGACCGCCAACCCTTTCGACAATATCCGTATCGTTCTGGTGAACACCTCCCATCCGGGCAACATCGGTGGTGCCGCCCGGGCCATGAAGAACATGGGCCTGTCCCGCCTGTACCTGGTGGAGCCCAAGGAGTTTCCGTCGGAAAAGGCCGTCTGGCGGGCCGCCGGCGCCCTCGATGTGCTGGATAACGCCGTGGTGGTGGAAACCCTGGATGAGGCCATTGCCGGTTGTGGCCTGGTGGTCGGCACCAGTGCCCGTGAGCGCCGGATTCCCTGGCCGCTCGTGGATCCGCGCCAGTGTGGCGAGCGCTGCTGGCAGGAGGCGGGCGAGCACGAGGTGGCGCTGCTGTTCGGGCGCGAGGACCGGGGCTTGACCAACGAAGAGCTGCACAAGTGCCAGTATCATGTGCATATTCCCGCCAACCCGGAATACAGCTCCCTGAATCTGGCGACGGCCGTGCAGGTGCTCTGCTATGAGCTGCGCATGGCCCACCTCTCCGAGCAGGAGGGTGGCCCGCTGGGTAAGACCGAGTGGGATATGCCCCCGGCCAAGAGCGAGGCCCTCGAGCGGTACTTCGAGCACCTGCAGCAGACGCTGGAAACCCTGGATTTTCTCAACCCGGATAACCCCCGCCAGACCATGACCCGCTTGCGTCGCCTGTATCATCGCATCCGTCCGGATGAGATGGAGTTGAGCATTCTCCGGGGGGTACTGACCGCCACCCAGAACTACATTTATCACACCGATAAGCGCCTCAAGTCCCTCGAGCCGGGCCCGGCAAGCGAAAAGCCCTTGGATAATGGTGAATAG
- the iscR gene encoding Fe-S cluster assembly transcriptional regulator IscR, protein MRLTTKGRYAVTAMLDLALHSEQGPVSLADISNRQGISLSYLEQLFAKLRRQKLVSSVRGPGGGYRLAERLEAISVAQVVDAVSESLDATRCEGKGDCQHGEVCLTHHLWEDLSAQIHQFLSDISLADLVERRDIQAVRARQDHQQTVSAEQILCSQV, encoded by the coding sequence ATGAGACTGACTACGAAAGGTCGTTACGCGGTCACCGCGATGCTGGATCTGGCCCTGCACAGTGAGCAGGGGCCAGTGAGCCTTGCGGATATCTCCAATCGACAGGGCATTTCCCTGTCCTACCTGGAGCAGTTGTTCGCCAAGCTTCGGCGGCAGAAGCTGGTGAGCAGTGTTCGCGGTCCGGGTGGGGGATATCGCCTGGCGGAGCGTCTGGAAGCCATTTCGGTCGCGCAGGTGGTGGATGCCGTCAGTGAATCCCTGGATGCCACGCGCTGTGAAGGTAAAGGGGATTGCCAGCACGGCGAAGTCTGCCTGACCCACCATCTCTGGGAGGACCTTAGCGCCCAGATTCACCAGTTTCTGAGTGATATCTCTCTGGCGGATCTGGTTGAGCGGCGCGATATTCAGGCCGTGCGTGCCCGTCAGGATCATCAACAGACCGTCTCGGCTGAACAGATTCTGTGCAGCCAGGTGTAG